A window of Micrococcus endophyticus contains these coding sequences:
- a CDS encoding TIGR01777 family oxidoreductase, with protein sequence MTEIRVFEHRTLLRHPREVVFRWLENPGALERLTPPFAGEVVQGPSDGLRVGSESRLRIQAPGAAGLFAGAAHGMLTGLLPDAVASRLPGGAAPAVPWRARHTAYEEGRMFRDEMVSGPLASWRHTHLLDEAAPGEADTADGRRGTVVTDHIEYALPGESLMSRVPGLGTAASRRTHEAFEAELGRQFAYRARVMADDLDFHAAHPGPLVGGPARTVAVTGSGGLIGRQLCALLSGGGHRVVRLVRSPKKAGALDAALWDPGRETVDEEALAEADVVVNLAGEPIAGRFSDAHKEAVHDSRVRGTRTLVDALARITAREGDDARARALVNGSAIGYYGADAGTGPFGGGLVEDLEPGGDFLAEVVADWEAEARRAETSGTRVAMLRTGVVLSPAGGMLQQVLPLFLAGVGGPIASSGGESHDGSPWLSWIGVDDIAGAFAHAVLDDGVTGPLNAVAPEPVTAKEFAAILGRVLRRPAAVPTPGFGPRLLLGAEGAEETVRADQKAVADRLLASGYAMRDPELEGALRHVLGR encoded by the coding sequence ATGACCGAGATCCGCGTCTTCGAGCACCGCACCCTCCTGCGCCACCCGCGTGAGGTCGTCTTCCGCTGGCTGGAGAACCCCGGCGCGCTGGAGCGGCTCACCCCGCCCTTCGCCGGCGAGGTGGTCCAGGGGCCCTCGGACGGCCTCCGTGTGGGCTCCGAGTCGCGGCTGCGCATCCAGGCCCCCGGGGCGGCCGGCCTGTTCGCCGGTGCGGCCCACGGGATGCTCACCGGCCTGCTGCCGGACGCTGTCGCCTCTCGCCTCCCCGGCGGTGCCGCGCCTGCGGTGCCGTGGAGGGCCCGCCACACGGCCTACGAGGAGGGCCGCATGTTCCGGGACGAGATGGTCTCCGGACCACTGGCCTCCTGGAGGCATACCCACCTGCTCGACGAAGCCGCGCCCGGTGAGGCGGACACGGCGGACGGGCGGCGCGGCACGGTGGTCACGGACCACATCGAGTACGCGCTTCCGGGGGAGTCCCTCATGTCCCGCGTGCCCGGTCTCGGCACGGCGGCCTCGCGCCGCACACATGAGGCCTTCGAGGCGGAGCTGGGACGCCAGTTCGCCTACCGCGCCCGCGTGATGGCCGATGACCTGGACTTCCATGCCGCCCACCCCGGCCCCCTCGTCGGCGGACCGGCCCGCACGGTCGCGGTGACGGGGTCCGGCGGACTGATCGGCCGGCAGCTCTGTGCCCTGCTCAGCGGCGGCGGGCACCGGGTCGTCCGGCTCGTACGGAGCCCGAAGAAGGCCGGTGCGCTGGATGCGGCGCTGTGGGACCCCGGCCGGGAGACCGTGGACGAGGAGGCCCTGGCCGAGGCCGACGTCGTGGTGAACCTGGCGGGCGAGCCCATCGCCGGCCGGTTCTCGGACGCGCACAAGGAGGCCGTGCATGACTCGCGCGTGCGCGGCACGCGCACCCTCGTCGACGCGCTCGCCCGGATCACCGCACGGGAGGGGGACGACGCGCGGGCGCGGGCGCTCGTGAACGGCTCGGCGATCGGGTACTACGGGGCGGACGCGGGCACGGGCCCGTTCGGCGGCGGCCTCGTGGAGGATCTGGAGCCTGGGGGCGACTTCCTCGCCGAGGTCGTCGCGGACTGGGAGGCGGAGGCCCGGCGCGCCGAGACGTCCGGCACGCGGGTGGCGATGCTGCGGACCGGCGTGGTGCTGAGCCCGGCCGGGGGCATGCTGCAGCAGGTGCTGCCGCTGTTCCTGGCGGGCGTGGGCGGGCCGATCGCGTCCTCCGGCGGCGAGAGCCACGACGGCAGCCCGTGGCTGAGCTGGATCGGGGTGGACGACATCGCCGGCGCCTTCGCCCACGCGGTGCTCGACGACGGCGTCACCGGCCCGCTGAACGCCGTGGCGCCCGAGCCGGTCACGGCAAAGGAGTTCGCCGCGATCCTGGGCCGCGTGCTGCGCCGTCCCGCCGCGGTGCCGACGCCGGGCTTCGGCCCGCGCCTGCTGCTCGGGGCCGAGGGCGCCGAGGAGACCGTCCGGGCGGACCAGAAGGCCGTAGCCGACCGGCTGCTCGCCTCCGGATACGCCATGCGCGACCCCGAACTGGAGGGCGCGCTGCGGCACGTGCTGGGGCGGTGA
- a CDS encoding methylated-DNA--[protein]-cysteine S-methyltransferase: MDLLPELRWTAAALPATDLTLVAVYSPEDDAVRASGVAVPEAAEPHAAAIGRLLETLMDRLEALDPATADREMNPRPVEPREGVDQPVADALAAYAAGDVAALDALAVVQPGTAFRRRAWDALRAVAPGSPVTYAGLAERCGAPKAVRAAGGACAANLTAVVVPCHRVVRSDGGPGQYLYGTAAKEALLTHEAAHAG; encoded by the coding sequence ATGGACCTGCTTCCCGAGCTGCGCTGGACCGCCGCCGCCCTGCCAGCCACCGACCTCACCCTCGTGGCCGTGTACTCCCCCGAGGACGACGCGGTCCGCGCCTCCGGCGTGGCCGTCCCCGAGGCCGCCGAGCCGCACGCCGCGGCCATCGGGCGCCTCCTCGAGACGCTCATGGACCGGCTCGAGGCCCTGGACCCGGCGACCGCCGACCGCGAGATGAACCCGCGGCCGGTGGAGCCGCGCGAGGGCGTGGACCAGCCCGTCGCCGACGCCCTCGCCGCCTACGCCGCCGGGGACGTTGCCGCGCTCGACGCGCTGGCCGTCGTCCAGCCCGGCACGGCGTTCCGGCGCCGGGCCTGGGACGCGCTGCGCGCCGTCGCCCCCGGCTCGCCCGTCACCTACGCGGGCCTGGCCGAGCGCTGCGGCGCCCCCAAGGCCGTGCGCGCGGCCGGCGGCGCGTGCGCCGCCAACCTGACCGCCGTCGTCGTGCCCTGCCACCGCGTGGTCCGCTCCGACGGCGGCCCCGGGCAGTACCTCTACGGGACGGCCGCCAAGGAGGCGCTGCTGACCCACGAGGCCGCGCACGCCGGCTGA
- the purH gene encoding bifunctional phosphoribosylaminoimidazolecarboxamide formyltransferase/IMP cyclohydrolase, giving the protein MTSAQPTTTVLDTVPLKRALISVYDKTGLEELATGLHAAGVQIVSTGSTAQRIAAAGVPVTEVAEVTGFQECLDGRVKTLHPRVHAGILADRRREDHVTQLRDLEVEPFDLVVVNLYPFVDTVNSGAAEDAVVEQIDIGGPSMVRAAAKNHASVAIVVDPARYGEVVQAAQSGGFDLRARRRLAALAFAHTAGYDNAVAAWTAAHFGEDTDADEISVFPPYAGLSLERAQILRYGENPHQPAALYLDSSAAPGIAQAELLHGKPMSYNNYVDADAAVRAAFDHPVPAVAIVKHANPCGLAVTGEGTDIAQAHAKAHACDPVSAFGGVIAANRPVTAAMAAQVKDVFTEVVVAPAFEPEALEILSAKKNLRLLSLPEGFLRDAVEAKQVSGGMLLQISDAVDADGDDPATWTLAAGPAADEATLADLAFAWRAVRAAKSNAVLLAHDGATVGVGMGQVNRLDSCRLAVERANTLGAAQTGGQDVTTSEVTTAGGAENVSGEGAPERARGAVAASDAFFPFADGLQILIDAGVRAVVQPGGSVRDEEVVAAAEAAGITMYLTGARHFFHG; this is encoded by the coding sequence GTGACCTCTGCCCAGCCCACCACCACCGTCCTGGACACGGTGCCCCTGAAGCGGGCCCTGATCTCCGTGTACGACAAGACCGGCCTCGAGGAGCTCGCCACCGGGCTCCACGCCGCGGGCGTGCAGATCGTCTCGACCGGCTCCACCGCCCAGCGCATCGCCGCCGCCGGCGTGCCCGTCACCGAGGTCGCCGAGGTCACCGGGTTCCAGGAGTGCCTGGACGGCCGGGTGAAGACGCTGCACCCGCGCGTGCACGCGGGCATCCTGGCGGACCGTCGTCGCGAGGACCACGTGACCCAGCTGCGCGATCTCGAGGTGGAGCCGTTCGACCTCGTCGTCGTGAACCTCTACCCGTTCGTGGACACCGTGAACTCGGGCGCCGCGGAGGACGCCGTCGTCGAGCAGATCGACATCGGCGGGCCGTCCATGGTGCGCGCGGCCGCGAAGAACCACGCGTCCGTGGCGATCGTCGTGGACCCGGCCCGCTATGGAGAGGTGGTCCAGGCCGCCCAGTCCGGCGGCTTCGACCTGCGCGCCCGCCGGCGCCTGGCCGCCCTGGCCTTCGCCCACACCGCCGGGTACGACAACGCCGTGGCCGCCTGGACCGCCGCCCACTTCGGCGAGGACACGGACGCGGACGAGATCTCCGTGTTCCCGCCCTACGCCGGCTTGTCCCTCGAGCGAGCGCAGATCCTGCGCTACGGCGAGAACCCGCACCAGCCCGCGGCACTGTACCTGGACTCCTCGGCGGCCCCCGGCATCGCGCAGGCCGAGCTGCTGCACGGCAAGCCGATGAGCTACAACAACTACGTGGACGCCGACGCCGCGGTGCGCGCCGCCTTCGACCACCCGGTCCCGGCCGTGGCGATCGTCAAGCACGCCAACCCGTGCGGTCTGGCCGTCACGGGCGAGGGCACGGACATCGCGCAGGCGCACGCCAAGGCCCACGCGTGCGACCCGGTCTCCGCGTTCGGCGGCGTGATCGCGGCCAACCGCCCCGTCACCGCCGCCATGGCCGCCCAGGTGAAGGACGTGTTCACGGAGGTGGTCGTGGCCCCGGCGTTCGAGCCCGAGGCCCTGGAAATCCTCTCCGCCAAGAAGAACCTGCGCCTGCTGAGCCTGCCCGAGGGCTTCCTGCGGGACGCGGTGGAGGCCAAGCAGGTCTCTGGCGGCATGCTGCTGCAGATCTCGGACGCGGTGGACGCGGACGGCGACGACCCCGCGACCTGGACCCTCGCCGCCGGCCCGGCCGCCGACGAGGCCACCCTCGCCGACCTGGCCTTCGCGTGGCGCGCCGTGCGCGCGGCCAAGTCCAACGCCGTGCTGCTGGCCCACGACGGCGCCACGGTCGGCGTGGGCATGGGCCAGGTCAACCGCCTCGACTCCTGCCGCCTGGCCGTCGAGCGCGCCAACACCCTGGGCGCCGCGCAGACCGGCGGGCAGGACGTGACGACGTCCGAGGTCACGACCGCCGGCGGCGCGGAGAACGTCTCCGGCGAGGGCGCCCCGGAGCGCGCCCGCGGCGCGGTGGCCGCCTCCGACGCGTTCTTCCCGTTCGCGGACGGCCTGCAGATCCTCATCGACGCCGGTGTGCGCGCCGTGGTCCAGCCGGGCGGCTCCGTCCGGGACGAGGAGGTCGTGGCCGCGGCCGAGGCCGCCGGGATCACGATGTACCTCACCGGCGCGCGCCACTTCTTCCACGGCTGA
- a CDS encoding NADP-dependent isocitrate dehydrogenase — MSKIIYTLTDEAPMLATASLLPIVRAYAGTAGVELETRDISLAGRILAAFRDVLPEDQRTADALAELGELVKSPEANVIKLPNISASVPQLRAAIKELQEDGYALPEYPDEPKTDEEKDAKARYDSVKGSAVNPVLREGNSDRRAPNAVKNYAKKFPHSMGEWTPDSKTAVATMGADDFRSNEKSVTMPADDTLTIEFTGADGETTVLKEGLKVLKGEVVDGTFMSAKALDAFLAEQVKRAKDEGILFSAHLKATMMKVSDPVIFGHVVKAYFSELFEKYGEQLEAAGLNPNNGLAAIEGGLDKLDAETAEGVKKAIAAAYEDGPDVAMVNSAKGITNLHVPSDVIVDASMPAMIRTSGRMWNKDDQTQDTLAVIPDSSYAGIYQAVIEDCKKHGAYDPTTMGTVPNVGLMAQKAEEYGSHDKTFILESAGTVAVKNSAGETLLSHEVEAGDIWRACQTKDVAVRDWVKLAVTRARASQTPAVFWLDETRAHDRELIAKVEEYLKEHDTEGLDLRILSPVEAAKLSVERIRRGEDTISVTGNVLRDYNTDLFPILELGTSAKMLSVVPLLNGGGLFETGAGGSAPKHVQQLVEENHLRWDSLGEFLALAVSFEHEAVANENHRAQVLADTLDAATGTLLIEGKSPQRKVGELDNRGSHFYLALYWARELAKQTEDAELAAAAKPVAEELEAQEETILAELNGVQGSPVDLGGYYWPELEKVTSVMRPSATLNAIVDKLSV, encoded by the coding sequence ATGTCGAAGATCATCTACACGCTGACGGACGAGGCCCCCATGCTGGCCACCGCCTCCCTGCTGCCCATCGTGCGAGCCTACGCGGGCACCGCGGGCGTGGAGCTGGAGACGCGTGACATCTCCCTGGCCGGCCGCATCCTCGCCGCGTTCCGCGACGTCCTGCCCGAGGACCAGCGCACCGCGGACGCCCTCGCCGAGCTCGGCGAGCTCGTGAAGTCCCCCGAGGCGAACGTCATCAAGCTGCCGAACATCTCCGCCTCCGTGCCGCAGCTGCGCGCCGCGATCAAGGAGCTGCAGGAGGACGGCTACGCGCTGCCGGAGTACCCGGACGAGCCGAAGACCGATGAGGAGAAGGACGCGAAGGCGCGCTACGACTCCGTCAAGGGCTCCGCCGTGAACCCGGTGCTGCGCGAGGGCAACTCGGACCGCCGCGCCCCCAATGCCGTGAAGAACTACGCCAAGAAGTTCCCCCACTCGATGGGCGAGTGGACCCCGGACTCCAAGACCGCCGTCGCCACCATGGGCGCCGACGACTTCCGCTCCAATGAGAAGTCCGTGACCATGCCGGCGGACGACACCCTGACCATCGAGTTCACCGGCGCCGACGGCGAGACCACCGTGCTCAAGGAGGGCCTGAAGGTCCTCAAGGGCGAGGTCGTGGACGGCACCTTCATGTCCGCCAAGGCCCTGGACGCGTTCCTGGCCGAGCAGGTCAAGCGCGCCAAGGACGAGGGCATCCTCTTCTCCGCCCACCTCAAGGCCACCATGATGAAGGTCTCCGACCCGGTGATCTTCGGCCACGTCGTGAAGGCGTACTTCTCCGAGCTGTTCGAGAAGTACGGCGAGCAGCTCGAGGCCGCCGGCCTGAACCCGAACAACGGCCTCGCCGCCATCGAGGGCGGCCTGGACAAGCTCGACGCCGAGACCGCCGAGGGCGTGAAGAAGGCCATCGCCGCCGCCTACGAGGACGGCCCGGACGTGGCCATGGTGAACTCCGCCAAGGGCATCACCAACCTCCACGTGCCCTCCGACGTGATCGTGGACGCCTCCATGCCGGCCATGATCCGCACCTCCGGTCGCATGTGGAACAAAGACGACCAGACCCAGGACACCCTGGCGGTCATCCCGGACTCCTCCTATGCCGGCATCTACCAGGCCGTGATCGAGGACTGCAAGAAGCACGGCGCCTACGACCCCACCACCATGGGCACCGTCCCGAACGTGGGCCTCATGGCGCAGAAGGCCGAGGAGTACGGCTCGCACGACAAGACGTTCATCCTCGAGTCCGCGGGCACCGTGGCCGTGAAGAACTCCGCCGGGGAGACCCTGCTCTCCCACGAGGTTGAGGCCGGCGACATCTGGCGCGCCTGCCAGACCAAGGACGTGGCGGTGCGCGACTGGGTGAAGCTGGCCGTGACCCGCGCCCGCGCCTCCCAGACCCCCGCCGTGTTCTGGCTGGACGAGACCCGCGCGCACGACCGCGAGCTCATCGCCAAGGTGGAGGAGTACCTCAAGGAGCACGACACCGAGGGCCTGGATCTGCGCATCCTCTCCCCGGTGGAGGCCGCCAAGCTCTCGGTGGAGCGCATCCGCCGCGGCGAGGACACCATCTCCGTGACCGGCAACGTGCTGCGTGACTACAACACGGACCTGTTCCCGATCCTCGAGCTGGGCACCTCCGCGAAGATGCTCTCGGTCGTCCCGCTGCTCAACGGCGGTGGCCTGTTCGAGACCGGTGCGGGCGGCTCCGCTCCGAAGCACGTGCAGCAGCTGGTGGAGGAGAACCACCTGCGCTGGGACTCCCTCGGCGAGTTCCTCGCGCTGGCCGTGTCCTTCGAGCACGAGGCGGTCGCGAACGAGAACCACCGCGCGCAGGTCCTGGCGGACACCCTGGACGCCGCCACGGGCACCCTGCTGATCGAGGGCAAGTCCCCGCAGCGCAAGGTCGGCGAGCTGGACAACCGCGGCAGCCACTTCTACCTGGCGCTGTACTGGGCCCGCGAGCTGGCGAAGCAGACCGAGGACGCCGAGCTGGCGGCCGCGGCGAAGCCGGTCGCCGAGGAGCTGGAGGCCCAGGAGGAGACCATCCTGGCCGAGCTCAACGGCGTGCAGGGTTCCCCGGTGGACCTGGGCGGCTACTACTGGCCGGAGCTGGAGAAGGTCACCTCCGTGATGCGTCCGTCCGCGACGCTCAACGCGATCGTGGACAAGCTCTCCGTCTGA